From a region of the Sesamum indicum cultivar Zhongzhi No. 13 linkage group LG3, S_indicum_v1.0, whole genome shotgun sequence genome:
- the LOC105157743 gene encoding protein VASP homolog: MSGEAPKLFTNKPKKSKLKSSTPITMASSSSSGAAASAPPPPPPPPPPPPLPQPQKESFIRRYRFLWPLLLVVNFTIGAYVLTRTRNKSTGASESDTPDIASTSSTSTSTPAGAADPAVIPEKPIASPITPPLQRAPIPEEQQRELFKWMLEEKRKVNPRDAEEKKRIDEEKAILKQFIRSKSIPTL; this comes from the exons ATGAGCGGAGAAGCCCCAAAGCTCTTCACcaacaaacccaaaaaat CGAAGCTGAAGTCCTCTACACCAATCACAATGGCATCTTCATCGTCCTCGGGAGCTGCCGCCTCTgctccacctccacctccacctccgCCCCCTCCCCCTCCTCTTCCGCAGCCACAGAAGGAGTCGTTTATTCGGCGCTATAGGTTCCTCTGGCCACTTCTACTGGTCGTCAATTTCACCATTGgag CGTACGTTCTTACGAGGACTAGAAATAAAAGCACAGGCGCATCAGAATCAGATACACCAGACATTGCTTCTACCAGTTCGACATCAACCTCTACTCCAGCTGGAGCTGCTGATCCTGCTGTAATCCCCGAAAAGCCAATTGCATCGCCAATCACACCGCCCTTGCAGCGTGCACCAATTCCAGAGGAACAACAGCGTGAACTGTTCAAATGGATGTtagaagagaagaggaaagtGAATCCAAGAGATGCCGAAGAGAAAAAACGCATCGATGAAGAGAAAGCCATTCTCAAACAATTCATCCGCTCCAAGTCCATCCCAACTCTCTGA
- the LOC105157744 gene encoding DEAD-box ATP-dependent RNA helicase 20: MSRYDSRSADPGSYRDRRGDSGFGYKREYESSYRSSSSAKREYDGVAQSPPRKSDLDGLTPFEKNFYVESPSVAAMSEGEVEEYRRRREITVEGKDVPKPVKSFRDVGFPDYVMQEIVKAGFTEPTPIQAQGWPMAMRGRDLIGIAETGSGKTLAYLLPAIVHVNAQPFLAPGDGPIVLVLAPTRELAVQIQQEATKFGASSKIKNTCIYGGVPKGPQVRDLQKGVEIVIATPGRLIDMLESHHTNLRRVTYLVLDEADRMLDMGFEPQIRKIVDQIRPDRQTLYWSATWPKEVEQLARRFLFNPYKVIIGSPDLKANHAIHQHVEIVSENQKYNKLVKLLEDIMDGSRILIFMDTKKGCDQITRQLRMDGWPALSIHGDKSQAERDWVLSEFRAGKSPIMTATDVAARGLDVKDVKYVINYDFPGSLEDYVHRIGRTGRAGAKGTAYTFFTAANARFAKDLINILEEAGQKVSPELVAMGRGAPPPPAYGGGRDRGRGYGGGRSWN, from the exons ATGAGCCGCTATGACAGCCGCTCCGCCGACCCTGGCTCCTACCGCGACCGCCGCGG ggATTCGGGGTTTGGTTATAAAAGGGAATACGAGAGCAGTTATCGGTCTTCATCTTCGGCGAAGAGAGAGTACGACGGTGTGGCACAGTCGCCACCGCGAAAATCGGATTTGGATGGACTGACACCGTTTGAAAAGAACTTTTATGTGGAGTCTCCGTCTGTTGCTGCCATGTCAGAAGGTGAGGTGGAGGAATATAGGCGGCGACGGGAGATTACTGTCGAAGGAAAGGATGTGCCCAAGCCCGTTAAGAGTTTTCGGGATGTTGGTTTTCCAG ATTATGTTATGCAAGAAATTGTAAAAGCTGGGTTTACCGAACCTACACCTATTCAAGCTCAAGGTTGGCCTATGGCTATGAGGGGACGAGATCTTATTGGTATCGCAGAAACAGGGTCTGGGAAGACGCTTGCTTATCTGCTACCTGCTATTGTTCATGTTAATGCTCAACCATTTCTAG CTCCGGGGGATGGTCCAATAGTTTTAGTGTTAGCTCCAACTCGTGAACTTGCCGTTCAGATACAACAAGAAGCTACTAAATTTGGTGCATCATCAAAGATTAAgaatacatgcatatatggtGGGGTTCCTAAGGGACCCCAGGTTCGTGATCTCCAGAAAG GTGTTGAAATTGTCATTGCTACGCCTGGAAGGCTGATCGATATGTTAGAATCACATCATACAAACTTGAGAAGGGTAACATATCTGGTCTTGGATGAGGCAGATCGGATGCTAGACATGGGCTTTGAGCCTCAGATACGGAAAATTGTTGATCAG ATCCGGCCAGATCGTCAAACTTTGTACTGGAGTGCCACATGGCCAAAGGAAGTTGAACAACTTGCCAGACGATTCCTGTTTAATCCATATAAA GTGATTATTGGTTCGCCAGATTTGAAAGCAAACCATGCAATTCACCAACATGTTGAAATTGTATCTgagaaccaaaaatataacaa ATTAGTGAAGCTGCTGGAGGACATTATGGATGGTAGCCGCATTTTGATATTCATGGACACCAAGAAAGGGTGTGATCAAATAACTAGGCAGCTCCGAATGGATGGTTGGCCTGCATTATCTATTCATGGAGACAAAAGTCAAGCAGAAAGAGATTGGGTCCTATCAGAATTCAGGGCTGGCAAGAGCCCAATAATGACAGCTACAGATGTTGCAGCTAGGGGTCTAG ATGTGAAGGATGTGAAATATGTCATCAATTATGACTTTCCGGGATCTCTAGAGGATTATGTTCATCGTATAGGGCGAACAGGAAGGGCTGGTGCTAAAGGTACTGCATACACTTTTTTCACTGCTGCTAATGCCAGATTCGCAAAGGACCTCATTAACATCCTCGAAGAGGCTGGACAGAAAGTCAGCCCTGAGCTGGTAGCTATGGGACGTGGTGCACCTCCACCACCAG CGTATGGTGGTGGGCGAGATCGTGGAAGGGGATATGGTGGCGGCCGTTCTTGGAACTGA
- the LOC105157745 gene encoding uncharacterized protein LOC105157745 has protein sequence MAVALPVLSLSSTVRASSVDTEHRLPYNPHRTYPKKPDASVSALTTTLDKNTAKMSISDLLKRSISKDRHVEFADSYLGYETWLPSPPKVEKPRSVLNPASLAYIGDCIYELYARRHFLFPPLNIEEYNDRVMAVVRCEAQDAMLQKLMNDNILSQEERDVLRWGKNIGSSTKTKTKKRAGSPVYNRASSLETLVGYLYLTNAQRLDEIMEKIGFSTDTSTPLGEET, from the exons ATGGCAGTGGCGCTTCCAGTACTGTCGCTCTCCTCCACCGTAAGAGCTTCCTCCGTCGACACCGAACACCGCCTTCCTTACAATCCCCACCGGACGTATCCCAAGAAGCCGGACGCGTCGGTGTCCGCTTTAACAACCACACTGGATAAAAATACCGCAAAAATGTCTATCTCAGACCTACTTAAGCGCAGCATATCCAAAGATAGACATG TGGAATTTGCTGACTCATATTTGGGCTATGAGACATGGCTGCCCAGTCCACCAAAGGTGGAGAAACCTCGGTCCGTTCTGAATCCTGCATCACTGGCTTATATTGGCGACTGCATTTACGAG CTATATGCTCGCAGGCACTTTTTGTTTCCTCcattaaatattgaagaatACAACGACCGAGTGATGGCTGTGGTGCGTTGTGAGGCCCAG GATGCAATGCTGCAAAAACTTATGAATGACAACATCTTATCACAAGAGGAGAG GGATGTCCTTCGATGGGGGAAAAATATTGGTTCCtcaaccaaaacaaaaacaaagaagcgAGCAGGTTCACCAGTTTATAATAGAGCATCTTCACTGGAGACACTT GTTGGTTATTTGTACCTCACAAATGCTCAGCGGCTGGATGAGATCATGGAAAaaataggcttttcaacagaTACTTCCACCCCCTTGGGAGAAGAAACATAA
- the LOC105157746 gene encoding beta-galactosidase-like, with protein MGLSVAMCCNAFLLVLLVVFSSWISCGEGSVSYDSKSISINGRRKILISGSIHYPRSTPEMWPDLIQKAKEGGVDVIQTYVFWNGHEPEPGKYYFEGRYDLVKFIKLVQEAGLYVHLRIGPYACAEWNFGGFPVWLKYVPGISFRTDNGPFKAAMQKFTTKIVNMMKSEKLYETQGGPIILSQIENEYGPMEYELGEPGRAYTEWAAKMAVDLGTGVPWVMCKQDDAPDPIINTCNGFYCDYFSPNKAYKPKMWTEAWTGWFTEFGGPVPYRPVEDLAFSVAKFIQKGGSYINYYMYHGGTNFGRTAGGPFIATSYDYDAPLDEYGLLRQPKWGHLKDLHRAIKLCEPALVSADPTVTSLGNNQEAHVFKSKSGACAAFLANYDQHSFAKVSFGNMHYNLPPWSISILPDCKNTVYNTARIGAQSAQMKMTPVSKGFSWESYNEETASHDDNSFTMVGLVEQINTTRDNTDYLWYTTDVKIDPSEGFMRGGKWPVLTVLSAGHALHVFINGQLSGTAYGSLEDPRLTFSEGVNLKAGVNQIALLSIAVGLPNVGPHFETWKAGVLGPVSLSGLNEGKRDLTWQKWSYKVGLRGESLSLHSLSGSSSVEWVEGTYVSERQPLTWYKTTFNAPEGDEPLALDMNSMSKGQVWINGQSIGRYWNQYKASGDCVPCNYAGWFNEKKCLGNCGEASQRWYHVPRSWLYPTGNLLVVFEEWGGNPYEISLVKREVASVCADIFEWQPTLVNWQMLASGEVNKPLRPKAHLSCASGQKISSIKFASFGTPEGVCGDFRQGSCHAFHSYDVFERYCVGQQSCTVPVTPEIFGGDPCPNIMKKLFVEAVCS; from the exons ATGGGCTTGAGTGTTGCAATGTGCTGCAATGCGTTTTTGCTTGTGTTGCTGGTGGTATTCAGCTCATGGATTTCTTGTGGAGAAGGTTCCGTTTCATATGACTCTAAGTCCATTTCTATTAATGGGCGGAGGAAGATTCTTATTTCTGGATCCATTCACTATCCCAGAAGCACACCTGAG ATGTGGCCAGATCTTATTCAGAAAGCAAAAGAAGGTGGCGTAGATGTGATTCAGACTTATGTTTTTTGGAATGGCCATGAACCTGAACCTGGAAAG TATTACTTTGAAGGGAGGTATGATTTGGTGAAGTTTATTAAGCTGGTGCAAGAAGCAGGGCTTTATGTCCATCTAAGAATTGGTCCGTATGCCTGTGCTGAATGGAACTTTGG GGGTTTTCCAGTTTGGCTGAAGTATGTCCCTGGCATCAGTTTCAGGACAGACAATGGGCCTTTTAAG GCTGCTATGCAAAAATTCACAACGAAGATTGTCAATATGATGAAATCCGAAAAGTTGTATGAAACTCAAGGTGGTCCGATCATATTATCTCAG ATTGAGAATGAGTATGGACCAATGGAATATGAGCTTGGTGAACCCGGCCGAGCTTACACGGAATGGGCAGCAAAAATGGCTGTGGATCTTGGCACTGGTGTTCCATGGGTCATGTGCAAGCAAGATGATGCTCCTGATCCAATT ATTAATACCTGCAATGGCTTCTATTGTGATTACTTCTCTCCCAATAAGGCTTATAAGCCCAAGATGTGGACTGAAGCATGGACTGGCTG GTTTACTGAGTTTGGTGGTCCAGTTCCCTACCGACCAGTAGAAGATTTGGCATTCTCAGTTGCCAAATTTATTCAGAAAGGGGGCTCTTACATTAACTACTATATG TATCATGGAGGAACAAACTTTGGCAGGACTGCTGGTGGTCCATTTATTGCAACTAGCTACGATTATGATGCTCCTCTAGATGAGTATG GACTACTGAGGCAGCCTAAATGGGGCCATCTGAAAGATTTACATAGAGCAATCAAGCTCTGTGAGCCAGCTCTAGTATCTGCAGATCCCACTGTTACTTCACTTGGGAACAATCAGGAG GCTCATGTTTTCAAATCAAAGTCCGGAGCCTGTGCTGCTTTTCTTGCAAACTACGATCAACATTCATTTGCAAAGGTGTCGTTTGGGAATATGCATTACAACTTGCCTCCTTGGTCTATCAGCATACTTCCTGATTGCAAGAACACTGTTTACAATACGGCAAGG atTGGTGCTCAAAGTGCGCAAATGAAGATGACCCCTGTCAGCAAAGGATTTTCTTGGGAGTCATACAATGAAGAGACAGCATCACATGATGACAATTCATTTACGATGGTAGGACTGGTGGAGCAGATCAATACCACCAGAGACAACACTGACTATTTGTGGTATACAACAGA TGTGAAGATTGACCCAAGTGAAGGATTTATGAGAGGAGGGAAGTGGCCTGTGCTCACAGTATTATCTGCAGGCCATGCCTTGCATGTGTTTATCAATGGACAATTATCAG GAACTGCCTATGGAAGTTTAGAAGACCCCAGACTGACTTTCAGTGAAGGTGTGAATCTGAAAGCTGGAGTAAACCAAATTGCTCTACTTAGCATTGCTGTTGGTCTCCCG AATGTTGGCCCGCACTTCGAAACATGGAAAGCTGGTGTTCTTGGTCCTGTTTCACTCAGTGGTCTAAATGAGGGAAAAAGAGACTTGACATGGCAAAAATGGTCTTACAAG GTTGGTCTAAGAGGAGAATCCTTGAGCCTTCATTCACTCAGTGGAAGCTCTTCTGTGGAATGGGTTGAAGGAACATATGTCAGTGAAAGGCAACCACTGACATGGTACAAG ACAACTTTCAATGCTCCAGAAGGAGATGAGCCTTTGGCTTTAGATATGAATAGCATGAGTAAAGGTCAGGTATGGATAAATGGTCAAAGCATTGGACGCTACTGGAATCAGTACAAAGCATCTGGCGACTGTGTCCCCTGCAACTATGCCGGGTGGTTCAACGAGAAAAAATGCCTGGGCAACTGCGGTGAAGCTTCTCAGAGATG GTATCACGTTCCTCGTTCGTGGCTTTATCCCACTGGTAACCTATTGGTTGTATTTGAAGAATGGGGAGGAAATCCTTATGAGATCTCTCTGGTTAAAAGAGAAGTCGCAAGTGTCTGCGCAGATATATTCGAATGGCAGCCGACTTTAGTGAATTGGCAAATGCTAGCATCAGGGGAAGTCAATAAACCATTAAGGCCCAAAGCTCACCTCTCGTGTGCTTCCGGTCAGAAGATTTCGTCTATCAAATTTGCTAGCTTTGGAACTCCCGAGGGTGTTTGTGGTGACTTCCGCCAGGGAAGCTGTCATGCATTTCATTCTTACGACGTTTTTGAGAGG TATTGTGTCGGCCAACAATCTTGCACGGTGCCTGTGACACCAGAGATCTTTGGAGGCGACCCATGTCCAAATATCATGAAGAAACTTTTTGTCGAGGCCGTCTGCAGTTAA
- the LOC105157747 gene encoding uncharacterized protein LOC105157747, with protein MAATPVLLLITRSSDNSSPTASFFHITMLSSYTFFIFLTFLVLIFTLYAILKNNNHGTRCKKEENSVKIQSLPVNDDEKIAPQQKQETGCGTDPENLARSLLLEILPSSSPKWDELFSKSEDFDDDPGEKSGSGQEEKKRKKKRARKKRPGPNEEERKEKEELVCLYPFTKSSSATQRKIKQQYDQLVKSHGSNGLTLDQVGQFVNCLVEARNELQNKSEVIKRRFTITKALLFKADRSSFDRLRQQIYKLELEQKRLEEDAFVYNWLQEQLKVSPAYKKMLEIGACVEMKAKSSNLVESTDADFSDISFEELLAQEKKDAFWQRNGKLKPCSG; from the exons ATGGCGGCCACCCCGGTTCTACTTCTAATCACTCGTTCTTCTGATAATTCATCGCCTACGGCTTCTTTCTTTCACATTACAATGCTGTCTTCTTAtactttcttcattttccttaCTTTTTTGGTTCTCATTTTCACCCTGTACGCAATCTTGAAGAACAATAACCACGGTACTCGGTGTAAAAAGGAAGAGAACTCCGTAAAAATCCAGTCTTTGCCTGTAAATGACGATGAAAAGATAGCCCCACAACAGAAGCAAGAAACTGGCTGCGGGACCGACCCGGAAAATTTGGCCCGCTCATTGCTTCTTGAGATCTTGCCATCGAGTTCGCCGAAATGGGATGAACTTTTTAGTAAAAGTGAAGATTTTGATGATGACCCAGGTGAGAAGAGCGGGTCGGgtcaagaagaaaagaagaggaagaagaagcgAGCGAGGAAGAAGAGGCCCGGCCCAAATGAAGAGGAGAGAAAGGAGAAGGAAGAGTTGGTGTGTTTGTATCCATTCACTAAGTCTTCTAGTGCTACTCAAAGGAAAATCAAGCAGCAATATGATCAACTTGTCAAGTCTCACGGATCAAATGGATTGACTCTTGATCAG GTTGGTCAATTTGTTAACTGCTTGGTCGAGGCGAGAAACGAGCTGCAGAACAA GTCCGAGGTCATCAAACGGCGATTCACAATTACCAAGGCCCTACTGTTTAAGGCAGACAGGTCATCATTTGACCGCCTCCGTCAACAG ATATACAAGCTAGAACTAGAGCAAAAGAGATTAGAAGAGGATGCTTTTGTATATAATTGGCTCCAAGAACAGCTTAAGGTCTCTCCAGCGTATAAAAAG ATGCTAGAAATTGGTGCTTGTGTGGAGATGAAAGCAAAATCCAGCAATCTTGTGGAGAGTACAGATGCTGATTTTTCTGATATATCTTTCGAAGAGCTACTGGCACAGGAGAAGAAGGACGCATTTTG GCAGAGAAATGGGAAACTTAAACCATGCTCGGGTTGA
- the LOC105157748 gene encoding transmembrane 9 superfamily member 7: protein MGRWILGRGAAIAFCLLLLFSSGQSFYLPGVAPRDFTRGDELQVKVNKLSSTKTQLPYDYYFLKYCKPHKIQNVAENLGEVLRGDRIENSVYTFRMREEQSCTVACKVSLDAQAAKDFKEKIDDEYRVNMILDNLPVAVLRQRRDGSPSTTYEHGFRVGFKGNYAGSKEEKYFIHNHLSFRVMYHRDPETDSARIVGFEVTPGSINHEYKAWDEKNQNVPTCNQNTKNLVQGSTVPQEVDEGKEVIFTYDVTFKESDIKWASRWDTYLLMNDDQIHWFSIINSLMIVLFLSGMVAMIMMRTLYRDIANYNQLETQDEAQEETGWKLVHGDVFRPPLNSGLLCVYVGTGVQIFGMTLVTMIFALLGFLSPSNRGGLMTAMVLLWVFMGLFAGYSSARLYKMFKGTEWKRITLKTAFMFPGILFAVFFVLNALIWGEKSSGAIPFGTMFALVCLWFGISVPLVFVGSYLGFKKPAIEDPVKTNKIPRQVPEQAWYMKPIFSILIGGILPFGAVFIELFFILTSIWLNQFYYIFGFLFIVFVILIITCAEITIVLCYFQLCSEDYHWWWRAYLTAGSSALYLFLYSAFYFFTKLEITKLVSGILYFGYMLIASYAFFVVTGTIGFYACFWFVRKIYSSVKID, encoded by the exons ATGGGTCGTTGGATCTTGGGTCGGGGCGCGGCCATTGCTTTCTGCTTGCTTCTCCTGTTCTCGTCCGGGCAGTCCTTCTACCTCCCCGGGGTTGCCCCTCGCGATTTTACAAGA ggggatGAGCTTCAAGTCAAAGTCAACAAGCTATCATCTACTAAGACACAACTTCCGTATGACTACTATTTCTTGAAATACTGCAAGCCACATAAAATCCAGAATGTTGCAGAAAACCTCGGAGAGGTTCTTCGGGGGGACCGCATTGAGAATTCAGTTTATACT TTTCGCATGAGGGAGGAACAGTCTTGCACAGTGGCTTGTAAAGTGAGTCTTGATGCTCAAGCTGCAAAGgattttaaggaaaaaattgatgatgagTACAGAGTCAATAT GATTCTAGATAACCTTCCAGTAGCTGTACTTAGGCAAAGGAGAGATGGAAGTCCATCAACCACTTATGAGCACGGTTTTCGTGTTGGATTCAAGGGGAATTATGCTGGG AGCAAAGAGGAGAAGTATTTCATTCATAACCACTTAAGCTTCAGGGTTATGTATCATAGAGATCCTGAAACGGACTCTGCTCGAATTGTTGGGTTTGAAGTTACTCCTGGCAG CATTAACCATGAGTACAAGGCATGGGATGAGAAGAACCAAAACGTGCCAACATGCAACCAGAACACGAAAAATTTGGTCCAAGGGAGTACTGTTCCACAAGAGGTGGACGAGGGCAAAGAGGTTATCTTTACTTATGATGTTACTTTCAAG GAAAGTGATATTAAGTGGGCGTCAAGGTGGGACACCTACCTCCTCATGAATGATGATCAAATTCACTGGTTCTCAATCATCAACTCTTTGATGATTGTTCTCTTCCTTTCTGGTATGGTTGCCATGATAATGATGAGAACTCTGTACAGAGATATTGCAAACTATAATCAATTGGAAACACAAGATGAAGCTCAAGAAGAAACAGGATGGAAACTTGTCCATGGAGATGTTTTTAGGCCGCCTTTAAACTCTGGATTGTTGTGTGTTTACGTGGGAACTGGCGTTCAGATTTTTGGGATGACACTTGTGACAATGATTTTCGCATTGCTAGGCTTCCTCTCTCCTTCCAACCGTGGTGGACTTATGACAGCCATGGTACTGTTATGGGTTTTTATGGGTTTGTTTGCTGGCTACTCATCTGCTCGTCTGTACAAAATGTTCAAGGGCACTGAGTGGAAGAGGATTACCTTAAAAACGGCCTTCATGTTTCCTGGGATTCTATTTGCAGTCTTCTTTGTGCTGAATGCTCTCATTTGGGGAGAAAAATCATCTGGAGCTATACCCTTTGGAACAATGTTTGCTCTTGTGTGTTTATGGTTTGGAATATCAGTACCATTAGTATTTGTGGGTAGTTATTTGGGTTTCAAAAAGCCTGCCATTGAAGACCCTGTGAAGACCAATAAGATTCCTAGACAGGTACCTGAGCAGGCCTGGTACATGAAACCCATATTCTCTATACTAATTGGAGGTATTCTTCCATTTGGGGCCGTCTTCATTGAGTTGTTCTTCATCTTGACTTCCATCTGGCTGAACCAGTTCTATTACATCTTTGGCTTCCTCTTCATAGTTTTTGTGATCTTGATAATCACATGTGCGGAGATAACAATAGTTCTCTGCTATTTCCAGCTGTGCAGTGAAGACTATCATTGGTGGTGGAGAGCTTATCTGACAGCCGGCTCCTCTGCTTTATACCTTTTCCTGTACTCAGCTTTCTACTTCTTCACTAAGTTGGAAATTACTAAGCTGGTTTCAGGCATTTTGTACTTTGGGTATATGCTCATTGCATCATATGCTTTCTTTGTGGTGACGGGAACAATTGGCTTCTATGCTTGCTTCTGGTTTGTCCGCAAGATATATTCCTCCGTAAAGATCGACTGA